In Alteromonas macleodii, the sequence ATTCGTCTGCCCAAGCCGCATGGGAAAAAGAACAGCGCGCAATACTCTACGATGGTCAATCTTCGCCAAGCTTTCACTACACTGAAACACCCGAAACTATTTTGCACGGCTCTTGCCGCAAGCCCCACTTTCACGAAGATGATGCGCTGGCGCAGGTTGACGTGCTTCATAAGAACGCGTTTAAAAAAGAAAAGAATTTCCCCGATCTTTTGTTGATGACGGGGGATCAAATTTACGCAGATGATGTAGCAGGGCCTATGCTTAAAGCCATTCACAGTGTGATAGAGCGTTTAGGCCTTTACCACGAAGCGCTTGAGGGCGCAGTGGTGGGTAATACGAGTGAACTTGCAACTCATGAATTTGGGTTTTATGAACGTGAACAGCTTCTGCCGCAAATAGCGACCAACACGGTACTATCTTCAATTTTCTTTGGCGCCAAGAAAAAGCCTGTGTTTACGTCGGTAAATGCACAAAACCATTTAATTGGCAGTGCAGAGATCATCGCTATGTATTTGCTGGTGTGGTCCGATACGCTTTGGACCAACGTATCCATAGATAAAAATGGGATTCCAGAAAAGTATTCGAACATTTTCGATAAAGAAAATGACGCGCTTGCCGGGTTCGTTAAGCAATTACCCCAGGTGCGCCGAGCACTAGCGCACATTCCTACCTATATGATCTTTGACGATCACGATGTTACTGACGACTGGAACTTAACACGAGGTTGGGAGCAAGAAGTTTACGGCAACCCTTTATCAAAACGCATGATCGGCAATGCACTCATTGGCTACTTGCTATGCCAAGGTTGGGGCAATGCACCTAAAAAAGTCGCGCCGCTGATCGCAAAAGTACACGAATCGATAAGTGAAGATGGCTTCACTGCACACGATGAAGTTATAAGCGATCTTTTAGATTTTGATCAATGGCATTACCGCTTAGATACCACGCCTCCTATTGAAGTATTAGACACGCGAACACAGCGCTGGCGCAGTGAATCAAATATGAACAAGCCTTCGGGCTTAATGGATTGGGAAGCGCTGTGTGATTTCCAGCATTCTATTATTGGCAAAGAATCTGTCATCGTTGTCTCTGCTGCCCCCATCTATGGGGTTAAAGTTATTGAGGCCATTCAAAAAATATTCACGTTTTTTGGCAAGGCGCTGACGGTTGATGCAGAAAATTGGATGGCCCATAAAGGTACTGCCAACGTTATGTTAAACATATTCAGGCACTACAAAACCCCGCCTGAATTCATTATCTTGTCGGGAGATGTGCACTATTCCTTTGTGTACGATGTGCGTTTACGCTTTAGGCGAAACAGTCCCCATATCACTCAGTTCACCTGCAGCGGATTGAAAAACGCGTTCCCGGATGGGCTAATTAAGTGGCTAGATAGATTGAACCGTGTGCTTTATCGCTCCAAGTCGCCCCTGAACCTTTTCACAAGACGTCGAAATATGTCGGTAAAAGCACGGGAACCTAGCAAGGGTTATGGCGAATTATTCAACGGTTGCGCCATCGGCGTATTAAAAATTTCACAGAAAAACGCCGATGTTCAGTGCAAAGCTTTGTTGAGCAACGGTAAAGAGGTAGAATTCCCAGCTTCTAAAGACGATTAGTTCAAAAGAGGTATCTAATGAGTGATAGCGCACTGTCCATCGGATTATTTTACGGCTCAACAACCTGCTACACCGAAATGGCAGCAGAAAAGATCCAAGCGCAGCTCAATAGCCTTTTTGACGAAGACATTGTTGACCTTCACAACATTAAAGATGTAAACCTGACGCGCACAGCCGAATACGACATCATCATATTTGGAATTTCGACCTGGGATTTTGGTGAGCTCCAAGAAGATTGGGAATCTCACTGGGAAGAGGTTCACGGCTTAGATTTAGCAGGTAAAACCATTGCACTATTCGGGCTAGGCGATCAACTCGGTTATGGAGAGTGGTTTCAAGACGCATTGGGCATGCTTCACGATGCGATATTGCCTTCGGGTTGTAATATTGTGGGGTACTGGCCCAACGAAGGCTACGAGTTTACCGCCTCTAAAGCGTTAACCGAAGATAAAACCCAGTTTGTCGGCCTGTCTCTTGACGATGAAAATCAATACGACAAAACCGATGCCCGCATTGAAGCTTGGTGTGAGCAACTATTGGTCTCGATGGCTTAATTACCTAATACATTTGGATATCAGCGTTGGAAAATAAAGGCCGTCTTCATCAGCAGTTTTATCGCAACGGCCCTAGCCACCGAGACGGTGCCGACGTATCGTTTCAAGATATACGCAAACTGTTTAATTTCGCTACGATCACGGTTGGCAGATGGGTGACTGCGGAAGAACAACAGATCGCTGCCAATTTATTTTTTGACGCGCTGTACGATCTGGTTGCGATCCTTAATATTAATGAGCAAGTTCTGTCTTTAAATGGCTCTTTATCACTTGCTTTTGGCAGTGGAGGCCAAAAACACAGTAGCGCCCACTACAACAGCGCGAAAAGGCAGTTAGCGCTAGCAAAACACGCAGGAGCGGGAGCTCTAGCTCACGAGTGGTTTCACGCATTTGATCACTACATTGCCCCTCGTATGTTCGACGGCGTTGCCGCCGGAAGTTTCGCCACGCAAGCGTGGCTGGATAACGCTCCAATGAACGCTCACCCTTTGAATCAAAAATTGAGCGATTGTTTCTCGTTATTGTTTTTAAATGATCAAAAAAGGCCAAATGAGTACTTTGTGCGATCCGTAGAAGCTGATCGCGCGCTAAAAATGTATTATTATGCTATGCCTCAGGAGATGGCAGCCCGCGCATTTGAAGCCTGCATTCAAGATCACGAGATCAAAAATGCGTTCTTAGTGCAAGGTACAAAAAAGTCAACGGAAGCTAGACTTGGCATTTACCCTCATGGTAACTTGCGTACATCACTCAATCAGGCATTGATGTTGTATTTTTACCAATTAGGTGTCGCTATTTCACGCAAACAAACCTAGTTTGTTGTTTTATTACCGTGAAACTGAGTATTTTTTCAACAACAAGTGTTAATGAGCACACTGTTTTTATACAAAAGTCTGTATATTTTTGTAACAAGCAGTATACTAAATGGCTCGAACGTAACAGAAGAAAGAAGACGAGATGAAAAGAAAGAAGCATACCTCGGCTGAAGACGAGGCTCAGATTGATATGACCCCCATGTTGGACATTGTGTTCATCATGTTGATTTTCTTCATCGTAACGACCTCGTTCGTGAAAGAGAAAGGTTTAGACGTAAACCGTCCAGAAGACAATCAAGCGAAAAACGACAAGCCTTCTAAAGCGCTTTCTATTCGTATTGCTGCTGACGGCACTATCACGATGGGTGGCCGTGAGGTTGATATTCGTCGTGTGGTTGCGAACACGCAAACATACCTAGCAGAAAACAACACTGATTCTGCTGCTATCCAGGCTCACGAAGACAGCGAGCACGGCACAGTAGTTGAAGTAATGAACCAAGTTAAAATTGCTGGTATCGACAAAGTATCTGTTTTGGTTAAAAAGAGCAGCTAAAACGCTTTATTAATCAAATACAAATTAAGTAAAAGCCACCTTCGGGTGGCTTTTTCGTATCCTCTCTTATACCAAAGTATCTCTTGTGCTATCGCGCGAATTTTGTTCAGATCGTACCATTCGGTGTGTCTGGATAAACCATGTTGAAACTCGGTTCCAGACTCTGATGTCACTGGAGCCATTATGCACAAAAAACTTATTTACACTGCTGTAGTTGCAGCGGTAATGTCAGCACCCCAGGTGTCTGCAGCAAAAATTGAATTAAGCGAAGCGTTTAACTACAACGCTTTCATCTTTGAAGATTACGAAGGTGAGCGTTCTGACGTTGAAGGCTCGTTAGCCGTAGGTGGAAACCTAACGGTTGACGACTTTGATGTAGGTCTTCTACTCCCTACCGATCTTTCCTCAAGTGCACTTTATGTAGGTGGCGATCTTACTTACACCCGAGGCCATGTTCACGCAGGACAAACTACAGTTTCAGGAATGGTTAGTGCTAATGGCGTAATGTTCGATGGAGCACTAAACAGTGGTAGTACTACCACCGTAACCTACGGTAGTGTGGAAAACGGCGGTATATTCAGTGAAGGTGACGTGACATTAGAGAAGGCAGGCGTTAATAACGGTGATATCCAGTCTGAGCAAGCCGTTACCATCCGTGAAGCGGGTGTAAATGGCTCCATAACATACGGTACAACGCTTACCGTGGATAACGCTGGCTATTCGGGGAGCGCAGTGCAGTCTTCCAGTAATACAGTAAACGTCGACAATCTCGATTTTAATTCCATCGCTAATGAAGTAACGGCGCAGTCTCAAGACTTTGCTTCGATGAGCGTAAATGGAACAACAACACTGACCTGTACCGACGCTTCAGATCCAAATGCGTTAGTCAGTTGTAATGACAGTAATATCGATACTCTCGACACCATCGTATTTTCTGGCTCCGATGATGTGAATATCTATTCGATTAGTTCTGACTGGTTCAGTGCTGCCGACAAAGACATTGTTTACGATTTCTCTACCACCAGCTATAACATTATCAATGTGTACGGGGATACGGTAGAGCTGTTTAATACTGGCTTCTTCAATACTGCATTTACGCAGGAAAACGAATATTTTACAGAAAATGGCCAGTATAGAGACAACGATAACAACATAGGCCAACGTCACGATGGACTTTACACTAACAATATTTTGTTTAATTTTGTTGATGCTGAAGATCTAACCCTGCACAGTGTTGGCGTGAAAGGTAGCGTCTTGGCACCATATGCAGAGCTTAGCTTTTATAATGGTCACGTAGATGGCAACGTGATTGCCAATAGTTTGGTCACGCCACTTGTGGAATTAGTTAATGACCAAGGCGAAACCTACAACGCGCCAACAGGCCAAATTAATAACTACCAGTTTGGCGCTATCAACGTCAGTGAGCCCGCTTCAATCGCCCTTTTATTTGGCGCAGGGTGCTTTATGCTGGTTAGGCGTCGACAAGTTAGCAAGGTCTAAACAGGATTACTTGGTCTTTGATGAAAGCGGCTTTACAAAGCAAAGCCGCTTAATCTTGGTGAAGACAGCAAAAGCTCATCACTTGTTACACCACTA encodes:
- a CDS encoding ExbD/TolR family protein, with translation MKRKKHTSAEDEAQIDMTPMLDIVFIMLIFFIVTTSFVKEKGLDVNRPEDNQAKNDKPSKALSIRIAADGTITMGGREVDIRRVVANTQTYLAENNTDSAAIQAHEDSEHGTVVEVMNQVKIAGIDKVSVLVKKSS
- a CDS encoding CLCA_X family protein, encoding MENKGRLHQQFYRNGPSHRDGADVSFQDIRKLFNFATITVGRWVTAEEQQIAANLFFDALYDLVAILNINEQVLSLNGSLSLAFGSGGQKHSSAHYNSAKRQLALAKHAGAGALAHEWFHAFDHYIAPRMFDGVAAGSFATQAWLDNAPMNAHPLNQKLSDCFSLLFLNDQKRPNEYFVRSVEADRALKMYYYAMPQEMAARAFEACIQDHEIKNAFLVQGTKKSTEARLGIYPHGNLRTSLNQALMLYFYQLGVAISRKQT
- a CDS encoding choice-of-anchor A family protein, whose product is MHKKLIYTAVVAAVMSAPQVSAAKIELSEAFNYNAFIFEDYEGERSDVEGSLAVGGNLTVDDFDVGLLLPTDLSSSALYVGGDLTYTRGHVHAGQTTVSGMVSANGVMFDGALNSGSTTTVTYGSVENGGIFSEGDVTLEKAGVNNGDIQSEQAVTIREAGVNGSITYGTTLTVDNAGYSGSAVQSSSNTVNVDNLDFNSIANEVTAQSQDFASMSVNGTTTLTCTDASDPNALVSCNDSNIDTLDTIVFSGSDDVNIYSISSDWFSAADKDIVYDFSTTSYNIINVYGDTVELFNTGFFNTAFTQENEYFTENGQYRDNDNNIGQRHDGLYTNNILFNFVDAEDLTLHSVGVKGSVLAPYAELSFYNGHVDGNVIANSLVTPLVELVNDQGETYNAPTGQINNYQFGAINVSEPASIALLFGAGCFMLVRRRQVSKV
- a CDS encoding alkaline phosphatase family protein; amino-acid sequence: MPQVIAGPIVRKVTPTESHIWVVTSNAEAPSLKLSSCDHTIAGECQSETVRVGSFAFIHLISFYAADPFKDRARISYQLLFDDSSAQAAWEKEQRAILYDGQSSPSFHYTETPETILHGSCRKPHFHEDDALAQVDVLHKNAFKKEKNFPDLLLMTGDQIYADDVAGPMLKAIHSVIERLGLYHEALEGAVVGNTSELATHEFGFYEREQLLPQIATNTVLSSIFFGAKKKPVFTSVNAQNHLIGSAEIIAMYLLVWSDTLWTNVSIDKNGIPEKYSNIFDKENDALAGFVKQLPQVRRALAHIPTYMIFDDHDVTDDWNLTRGWEQEVYGNPLSKRMIGNALIGYLLCQGWGNAPKKVAPLIAKVHESISEDGFTAHDEVISDLLDFDQWHYRLDTTPPIEVLDTRTQRWRSESNMNKPSGLMDWEALCDFQHSIIGKESVIVVSAAPIYGVKVIEAIQKIFTFFGKALTVDAENWMAHKGTANVMLNIFRHYKTPPEFIILSGDVHYSFVYDVRLRFRRNSPHITQFTCSGLKNAFPDGLIKWLDRLNRVLYRSKSPLNLFTRRRNMSVKAREPSKGYGELFNGCAIGVLKISQKNADVQCKALLSNGKEVEFPASKDD
- the fldB gene encoding flavodoxin FldB, encoding MSDSALSIGLFYGSTTCYTEMAAEKIQAQLNSLFDEDIVDLHNIKDVNLTRTAEYDIIIFGISTWDFGELQEDWESHWEEVHGLDLAGKTIALFGLGDQLGYGEWFQDALGMLHDAILPSGCNIVGYWPNEGYEFTASKALTEDKTQFVGLSLDDENQYDKTDARIEAWCEQLLVSMA